In Nodosilinea sp. PGN35, the genomic stretch AGTGGCGAAAGGTTTGCTGCCCGGCGTGGTGAGTGCTGAGGTGCAGCTTGCCGAAGACGTGTTCGGGGATGTGGTAGCAGAAGGTGGAGAGGAAATCGCCGAAAAACAGAATGGCCACGGCTGCGGTGAGAAGGGTCATATCAGATGCCAGCTCCGTCAAAGAACGCTTCGATCAGGTCGTTGGACTGAGCCAGGGGTAGGGTTGTAGCGGGATCTGCGGTTCGCAGAGTCGCTAGCTGAGCTTCTAGAGACTGAAGCCGGACAAACAGCGATCGCAGCACCTGAGCCTCCAGGTCGGGCTGCCAGTCGGCGGGGGTGGGGGAGGCCGAGACAATTGGTCCCAGGTTGCGCCCCGGCACCCCCACCACGGCGGCGGCACTGGGGGCACTGCGCAGGACGATCGCCCCCGCCCCAATGCGGGCATAGTCGCCGATGTGGATGTTGCCCAGCACCTTGGCCCCCGGCCCCACCACCACCCCCTGGCCCAGGGTGGGGTGGCGCTTGCCCCGCTCTTTGCCGGTGCCGCCCAGGGTCACCTCCTGGTGGATGACGCTGCCCTGGCCGACGATCGCCGTCTCGCCAATCACCACGCCATAGCCGTGGCGAATTACCACCCCAGCGCCAATCTGGGCACCGGGGTGGATTTCGGTGCCGGTGACAAAGCGCCCCAGGTGAGACAGCAGGCGCGGCACCAGGGGAACCTGCCGCTGGTGTAGGGTGTGGGCCACCCGGTGAAGGCCGAGGGCCAGCCAGCCGGGGGCAAACAGGGCCGCCCGCGATCGCTCTGGCGGGCTAGCACTGGGGTCATCTGGATCGGGCCACCATGGCCCAGGAGAATGTGAGTTGCTGGGGACAGGGGAACGATCAGATGCAATCCCACAGTCAGGGGCGGGGCGGTAAGACTCGGGGGAATTCGCCATGGGGGTTGGGGGGCAAGGGCCGTAGCGACAGAGCAACGCAGTCAGCAGAAGGCGCAGGACGAACAGAGGCCTTGAATTCAAGAACAATTTTGTTTGTAATGAGATTGTGTCATGTTTTTCTCTAAAATACACCGAAAAACCGGTAGGATTTTAGGGGTATACCTTGTTACTGGAGCAGTGATGGTGTTAGCTACGGCTTTGGCATCGGGTATTGGCAATCTGGGCCTGTCGGCCTGGGTACTGCTGGTGCTGGCCGGAGTCTTTTTTTTCACCAGTGCGGTCAGCATGGTAACCGGCAGCACCTCGCTGATCACGGTGCCCGTGCTGATGCAAGCGGGGGTAGAGCCCCATGTGGCGATCGCCACTAACATGGCTGCCCTCACCCTGATGAGCGTGGGGGCCACAATCCCCTTTGTGGGTCAGAGCAAGCTGGATCTGCGCCGCGCCCCTGGGCTGATTGCCCTCACCCTGGGGGGTTCAGCTCTGGGGGCGCTGCTGCTGCGGTGGCTGCCCGACAGCGCCCTGTCGCCCTTCATTGCGGCGTCGATGCTGGTGGTGGTGGGGGTCTCGCTGGGACTGGGCGATCGCGGCCTACAGCCCAGCCCCAAGCCCCTGTCTCCCCTCTGGAATGTGGCCGGGTACCTGGCCGCCTTTTTTTTGGCCATCTACGGCGGGCTGTTCAGCGGTGGCTACATCACCCTGCTGACGGCGTCCTTCGTGGGCTGCTTTGGCCACACCTTCGTGGAGGCGATCGCCACCAGCAAACTGGTCAACATCTTCTCGTCTCTGATTGCCACGGTGATCTTTTTCTCCCTGGGACTGGTCAACGTCGGCCTCGGGCTGCTGCTGGGGGCGGCCATGTTCCTGGGTGCATTTCTGGGCGGGCGGGTGGTGCTGCGCCTGCCCAACCGCTGGCTGCGCCGCATCTATGTCGTCACCGTCATTGCCCTGGCCCTAAATCTTCTGCTAAGACCATGATTGAGATCACTGTTCCCGGCTTCCGTCACCTACGCTTGGCGCATCTGGTGCTCGACTACAACGGCACCCTGGCCGTCGATGGCCATCTCCTTCCCCAGGTGGGTGAAAAACTGACCGAGCTTTCCCATGATTTACATATCCACGTGCTGACTGCCGACACTTTTGGGCTGGCCAAAATCGGACTCGCGGGGCTTCCTCTCAACCTGACCATTGCCCCTCCGGAAGATCAGGCCGAAACGAAGCGGGCCTTTGTTAGCGATCTGGGTGCGGAACAGGTAGTTGCCATCGGCAATGGCCGCAACGATGCCCCCATGCTCAAAGCTGCCGCCCTGGGCATCGCCCTGGTGCAGCCCGAAGGGGGTGCGGTAGAAACCCTGGTGGCCGCCGATATCGTCTCCACCAGCATTCTCGATGCCCTCGATCTGCTCAGCCACCCAAAGCGAATCATCGCCACCCTGCGGGCCTAGGCCCAGCCAGCCCTGCCCTTAACATCTAACGATTTAACCCACCTAACTGATAAAAAAATGACTCCCACGCCCGTGCTTGAGCCTGAAACCCAACCCGCCGCCTTAGATACCTCCCTCGCAGCACCAGAGACGCCCAAGTCAACCGGTGCCCTCCTGCGTCGCCTGTGGGGCGGCACCCTGGTGGTGGTGGGCTACCTGCTCTCCCCCCTCTGCTGGTGGAACGATTTAGTCATTAACCTGCCCCTGGCCCTGGGCTTTGGCTACCTGGTCAGCCGCCCCTGGCCCGATGCCCTGGTGCCCCTGACCGGCGTGGGCTACTGGCTGACCAACGTGGTCGGCTTTGTGCTGATGCAGCAGGGGGCCGTCACCGCCCTGCAAAAAGAGGGGGAAGGCTCTAAAACGAACTCTCTCCGCAATGGGTTGATTACGTCTACTGTCTACACCGTGGCGATCGTGGTACTGGTGCAGTTCCACATTCTTGAAATGCCCGACTTTCTCAATGGCGACTTGATGGCTACGTTGGATAAGTGGCTGCCGGATTGGTTGATGGGGTAGAGAGGTGGGGAGTGGGGAGTGGGGAGTGGGGAGCGTTTTTTTGTGTAGGACATTGAAACGTGTGAACGTGGCAACGTGTAAACGTTCACACGTGCGAACGCTTAAATCTTGGAAACCCCTCTCTATCCCCCTCACCCCATGCCCCAACCCACCCATGCCCCACCCCCAACCCCCCACCCCCTACGGTCTACTACTCTCCCTCACCGCCCTCATCGCCCTCATCGCCCTTGGCCTTTTAGTCGCCGCCCACCCCGCCCTGCCCGCCTGGGATGCGGCTTTTTTGCTGCGGCTGCACCGCTACGCCAGCCCAGCGCTGAATCGGGGCGTGGCGATCGCCACCGACCTGGGCACCTACTGGGGCGTGATGCCCGCCAGTGGGGGGCTGATTGCTCTGGCCCTGGTGCGGCGACGCTGGCCCGTGGCGGCCTATCTGACCCTGGTGACGGGGGGCAGCGCGGTGCTGAATCTCAACGCCAAGCTGCTCTGGCACCGGGTGCGACCCGCACTGTGGGAGGGCATTCCGCCCCATGCCGACTTCAGCTTTCCCAGTGGCCACGCCACCTACTCGATGACCTTTGTGCTGGCCCTGGTGCTGATCAACTGGGACAGCCCCCGACGGCCCTGGCTGATCGGGCTGGGGGGCCTGTTTGCCCTGGCCATTGGCGCGAGTCGGGTGTACCTGGGGGTGCATTTCCCCAGCGATGTTGTGGGGGGCTGGCTGCTGGCGATCGCCTGGGCGGTGGGCCTGCACCAGGCCATGTTTCGCTGGCTGCCGCTGCGGGTTGCGGCCCAGGCCGACTTGCCAACCCCATCGCGGGACTGACCTATACTTCACGGCCTGGGCAGAATTGCAGCGGATCACTTCGCCTAAATCTGGTGGCCTACAGAGCGATAGCTATCTCAGTAGGCTGAGTCAGTGCTTTGCGGCAGGCGGTCAGCATCGCGATCGCGACAGCCCTGCTGAAAAAATTCTTCTCGTCTAGAGCTATTGCAGAAGTCCATTGGTTTCGGCCAGATCTGCCGTAGGGGCATTGCACGCAATGCCCCTAGAAATGGTGGGCAGCCTAAACTGGCCCTGGCATCACTACTCCCTACTCCTCTGGCGAAAACTTAGCCGCCGCCACTCGCCGATACTCCGCCGGAGGATTGGGCACCTTTTCGTGCAGGCAGGGCAGGGGCGACTGGGCCAGCACCACAATCATGCGATCGCTGCCAGTGTTGAGGATCTCATGGCCCGTGTCCTTGGGAACGTGAACACAGGCCCCCGCCTCAATGGCGGCAATTTCGTCGCCGACAATCACATCGCCGCTGCCCTGCACAAAGTAGAGGATCTCGTCGCTGCCCGAGTGCTTGTGCAGCGGGTTCGACTGCCCCGGCTCGATGCAGTAAATGTTGAAGTGCATGGTGTCGGTCAAAAAGATCCGCCGCCGCACAAAGAAGCGCGGGTTAAACTCAGCAATCTCATCCAGGGTTTTGATATCCCCCGTGGACAGCTTTTTGGGCTGCTCCAGCAGGCTCAGATCGGCCTGAATGGGGATCAGGTTCGTTTCGTTGGTGATTTCGGTGTTGATTTCGGTGTAAGTCATGGGTGTTGTCCTTGCTTTTTGAAAAATGTGAATAGGTGGAGAATGAAAATTTTCAGTGTTTAGTTTTGAATTTTGAGTTCTTTTCGTACAGCAAAAATTCAAAACTTAAAATTCAACATTCAAAACTTTCTCTACCCCCTCCCCGGTTCCCTCACGCCAGCGCGAAACACAAAGGCGGAGACCACCAGAATGGCGGCAATAATCCCAAAGGAGGCGCGGAAATTGTCGTCTCCCAGGGCGCTAATCAAAAATCCGGCGAGCAGGGGGCCAGCGGCGTGGCCGATGTCGAAAATGGTGCCAAAGGTGCCCATGGCGGAGCCAAGGTTGCTTTCGCTGCAAAAGTCGGCCACCAGGGCGGCGGCTGAGGAGGTGACGATCGCCTCGCCCAGGCCAAAGATGGCTGCCAGCAGCAGCAGCACCGCGTAGTTTTGGAACCAGGGAATCAGGGCGAAGGGAATGGCGCAGGCAAACATGCCGCCAAACAGCAGGCCCTTGCGACCGTGGCGATCGCTCAGTCGCCCCATCAGCGGTTTTGACAGCACCGCCGTGAGAATTTGCACCCCCCACAGCAGCCCGGCCTGAAAGGCCGAGAAGCCGCAGATGACCACCGCATAGATGGGCAAAAACGCCTCCAGGGCACCGACGGAGAGGTTTTGCACCCCTTCCATGTTGCTGCTGAGCAACACCCGGCGATCCATCAAAATTTCGCCCACCCCAGACTTAAACTTTTGCCAAACGGCGGCCAGGGTGCGCTTTTCGGCGGGCACAGGGTTCTCCAGGTGCTGTCGCAGCACCAGCAGGGCAATCAGCAGCGAGGCTATACCCAGGGCGGCCACCACCCCATAGATAATATGGAAGTGCCGCAGTTGGTAGTTGCCATCGACGGCTAGCTGGGTGAGCATCAACCCGCCCAGGGGGGCACCAATCAGGTTGCCAATGATGGTGATCGACGAAAACCAGGAGAGCATTTCAGCCCGCCGATAGCCCGCCACGCTGACCACCACCGCCATCGCCACCGGGCCATAGATGGCGGTGGCAAAGCCGTGGAGAAAGCGCACGGCCACCAGGGCTGGGTAGGAGGTGACAAACAGGTAGGCAAAGGGCACTAGGGCAAAGACCAGCAGCCCGGCAAACAGGGTGCGGGTTTTGCCGATCACATCGGCCACCACCCCGGCGGGCATCTTGAAAAAGATGCCGGTAATGGTAGACACCGCCACCGCAAAGCCAATGGCCTCTGGGCCTGCCCCCAGGTAGGCGGCAAACAGGGCCAGTACCGGGGTGCGGGCCAGGGCATAGGAGGCCCGTGCCAAAAAGCCCACGGCATAGAGGCCATTCATGACGGTGGGGGGCGCGATCGCTTTGGTTTCGGCCATAGCCTCATTCAGCGGCACAACACCACTGAATGTAATATGTGTTTCTCAAAAATGCAACAACTATTTCTAAGGAGCCAGCCTGGCAGCGTGGGCATATAAGCCGTCAAACAGAGCCAAGCCCTGGGCCTCCAGCTCCTGGTCTGACACATTCATCAACTGCCAGCCGCGCACCAGGGTCTCCACGCCGTCGGCCTCCGGGTGGGGATAGAGCCCGTCGTGGAGGTCGAGTTCATGCACCAGTTCCGCCAGGTGCAGCAGCCCCGGCTTGTCTAGCCCAAACCGCTGCACCATCACCTCAAAGCTACAGCGGTTGCCCTGGTGGCCAAACTCGGCATTGGGCATATCAAAGGCAATTTCGTCGGCCTCGGGCTCCGCTCCATAGCGAATCGCCGCGTCGGCATCGATGAAGCGGCGAATCAGCCAGGCGCAGGCCAGCCGATCAATGAAGGGGCGCGGGCGGGTAATCCAGCGGCGGTTTTGGTAGGCGGCGAGGGTGGTAGAACCCAGGGTATCGGCAGGCGGTGGGGCCAGGGCCTGCTCGGCGTGGAGGAGGGCGGCGGCGGCCCCAGCGGCCTCTGGGCAGCCAAAAAAATCGATCTGGAGGGTGTCGTTGTAGCGCTTGCGCAGCTTTGCGATCGCCCGAGAGGGCACTTCTTCTGCGGCCTTGTCCGCCGACTTCGCCTCAGCCTCTTTGCCCAGGGCCAGGGCCTCAGCGCGAATCTTGTTGTAGTCGCCCCGCCGGGCCTGGTGAAATAGCTCCACAATTTCTGGGTCGGTCAAGCCATCGAACTGGCCAACCTCTAAAATCAGCGCCTCGCCCTGGGCCGATCGCACCTCCTGGGCCAGCCACTGCAACGCCTCCAGGCAGTCGTCTCGGTGGGGCAAAATGTGCAGCCCCGTTTTGGTCGATACCGCCCCGGCTTTTTTCAGCCGTCGCCACAGGGTCACCCGCGGGCTCGACTGGCCTTTCGTCGGTAGCGAGTAGGAAAAGACCAGCCAGGACATGGGGAGTAAGGTAACGTCTCGTCCTTAGGGTAACACTCGTTCTGGGGCCGAATTCAATGGGGCTGGTTGCCTACAGGCCGGGAACCAGGGCGGCAAAGAGCTGGTGGCTGCCGCTGTCGATCA encodes the following:
- the epsC gene encoding serine O-acetyltransferase EpsC, which translates into the protein MANSPESYRPAPDCGIASDRSPVPSNSHSPGPWWPDPDDPSASPPERSRAALFAPGWLALGLHRVAHTLHQRQVPLVPRLLSHLGRFVTGTEIHPGAQIGAGVVIRHGYGVVIGETAIVGQGSVIHQEVTLGGTGKERGKRHPTLGQGVVVGPGAKVLGNIHIGDYARIGAGAIVLRSAPSAAAVVGVPGRNLGPIVSASPTPADWQPDLEAQVLRSLFVRLQSLEAQLATLRTADPATTLPLAQSNDLIEAFFDGAGI
- a CDS encoding sulfite exporter TauE/SafE family protein — its product is MVLATALASGIGNLGLSAWVLLVLAGVFFFTSAVSMVTGSTSLITVPVLMQAGVEPHVAIATNMAALTLMSVGATIPFVGQSKLDLRRAPGLIALTLGGSALGALLLRWLPDSALSPFIAASMLVVVGVSLGLGDRGLQPSPKPLSPLWNVAGYLAAFFLAIYGGLFSGGYITLLTASFVGCFGHTFVEAIATSKLVNIFSSLIATVIFFSLGLVNVGLGLLLGAAMFLGAFLGGRVVLRLPNRWLRRIYVVTVIALALNLLLRP
- a CDS encoding HAD family hydrolase, whose amino-acid sequence is MIEITVPGFRHLRLAHLVLDYNGTLAVDGHLLPQVGEKLTELSHDLHIHVLTADTFGLAKIGLAGLPLNLTIAPPEDQAETKRAFVSDLGAEQVVAIGNGRNDAPMLKAAALGIALVQPEGGAVETLVAADIVSTSILDALDLLSHPKRIIATLRA
- a CDS encoding phosphatase PAP2 family protein gives rise to the protein MPHPQPPTPYGLLLSLTALIALIALGLLVAAHPALPAWDAAFLLRLHRYASPALNRGVAIATDLGTYWGVMPASGGLIALALVRRRWPVAAYLTLVTGGSAVLNLNAKLLWHRVRPALWEGIPPHADFSFPSGHATYSMTFVLALVLINWDSPRRPWLIGLGGLFALAIGASRVYLGVHFPSDVVGGWLLAIAWAVGLHQAMFRWLPLRVAAQADLPTPSRD
- a CDS encoding cupin domain-containing protein, which gives rise to MTYTEINTEITNETNLIPIQADLSLLEQPKKLSTGDIKTLDEIAEFNPRFFVRRRIFLTDTMHFNIYCIEPGQSNPLHKHSGSDEILYFVQGSGDVIVGDEIAAIEAGACVHVPKDTGHEILNTGSDRMIVVLAQSPLPCLHEKVPNPPAEYRRVAAAKFSPEE
- a CDS encoding MFS transporter; translation: MAETKAIAPPTVMNGLYAVGFLARASYALARTPVLALFAAYLGAGPEAIGFAVAVSTITGIFFKMPAGVVADVIGKTRTLFAGLLVFALVPFAYLFVTSYPALVAVRFLHGFATAIYGPVAMAVVVSVAGYRRAEMLSWFSSITIIGNLIGAPLGGLMLTQLAVDGNYQLRHFHIIYGVVAALGIASLLIALLVLRQHLENPVPAEKRTLAAVWQKFKSGVGEILMDRRVLLSSNMEGVQNLSVGALEAFLPIYAVVICGFSAFQAGLLWGVQILTAVLSKPLMGRLSDRHGRKGLLFGGMFACAIPFALIPWFQNYAVLLLLAAIFGLGEAIVTSSAAALVADFCSESNLGSAMGTFGTIFDIGHAAGPLLAGFLISALGDDNFRASFGIIAAILVVSAFVFRAGVREPGRG
- a CDS encoding chromate resistance protein ChrB domain-containing protein; protein product: MSWLVFSYSLPTKGQSSPRVTLWRRLKKAGAVSTKTGLHILPHRDDCLEALQWLAQEVRSAQGEALILEVGQFDGLTDPEIVELFHQARRGDYNKIRAEALALGKEAEAKSADKAAEEVPSRAIAKLRKRYNDTLQIDFFGCPEAAGAAAALLHAEQALAPPPADTLGSTTLAAYQNRRWITRPRPFIDRLACAWLIRRFIDADAAIRYGAEPEADEIAFDMPNAEFGHQGNRCSFEVMVQRFGLDKPGLLHLAELVHELDLHDGLYPHPEADGVETLVRGWQLMNVSDQELEAQGLALFDGLYAHAARLAP